ACATAAATGTATCATTCATGTTTTGGGCATTATTCCATACCCGTATCCCTTTTTCATCATCAGGAGAAACACTTTTTCTCGCTTTTAGTTTATCTTTAAGTTCATCACCATATTTAATGGCCTGTTCCGGAGTCAGTTTATCATTGTAGGTAATATAGGCTATATTTACTGTATCAGAGCCTTTCTTCATCTGCTGTAAAGTCGTAATGGGGACAGTAATATGTCTTTCATCCCGATCTCCTCCATCATCTGAAAAAACTCCAATAACCTTATACATCGTTCCATTAATATCGAGTTCTTTTCCTATCGGACTTCCATTTTTGATCAAATCCCTCTGAACCATTCTTCCAATAACCGCAACATTTAATTTCCTTTCCAAATCCATAGCCGTCAGATACCTGCCATCAATCATTTTTCTGTTTTCAATGACTTGCTCTCCTGGTTCAGCCCCATTAATCTGATAAAGACCACTTTCCTTTCCATATTTCACCATTAAACTGGCAGTATATCTCGGGCTGGAAGGTCCGGCTTTTTCCTTATCTGCATTAATTAAAAAGTCATAGTCTGAGTTATTCATTGTTATACTTCGATCAGACTGAAGACCTTTATATGCTAAAGAGGTTTTTCCTGTAGAAAAAATAATAAGATTTTTAGCATCTCCTGCAAACCCTTCAGAAAATGCATTCTGAAGTCCTTTTCCAATTCCAAAAAGTACAATGAAAATAAACAGTCCCAAAGCTACAGTAAAGCCTGAAAGCACCGTCCTAAGTACATTACTCCGGATAGAACTGAATATTTCCTGCCAACGATCTAGGTCAAACATAGTTTTTATTTTTTTACTTTGTAAAAAAGTCAATTAGCTCCGCTCTCAATTTTCTTCGAAGTCAATTAACGTTGTTGTCAATTTTATTCTTCAGCAGACTTTAATTACGACCTAATTACTTTTCACATTTCTAATCTCTTTTCAACATTTTACTCAATAAAATAAATGTTGTTTTTATTAAATTTTCAATTTTTGTCAATCCTTGTCTTTCAATATAATTACAATCTATAACAATATCAAAACAAGAATCCAACTCAATAACCGATCCTCTGGCAATTTCAAAATACCTTTTCCTTTCCAGTTCAGATTTTCTTGAACATCCTTCAGTAATATTTAATACTACAGAAGTAGAAGCTCTCCTTATCTGGTCGATTATATTAAACTTTTCATTATCCGGAATTTTTGATAAAATTTTATAACATTCTATTCTTAATTCTCTGGCTGACTGATAAACATCAAGCTTATAATGGTTTAGATTTAAAAACATTTTTATTTTTTTTCATATTCATTTGTGTGTGTGTTATAAATTATTTGTCCTCCTCATTGTAAAATTCATTTGCGAAGCAAAATTGACCATTGACCATTGACCATTCACTTATAATACAATCTGCTTAATAAACTCATCACTTTCAATAATCCCGTCTTTCAGTACTACATTTCTTTTGGTTTGTGCAGCAACATCCGGTTCGTGGGTTACCACGATAATAGTTTTTCCTTCATTATTGATATCCTGAAGAAGCTTCATAATATCATGAGTGGTTTTGGAGTCCAGTGCTCCCGTCGGTTCATCTGCCAGCACCACTTTTGGATCGGTAATTAAAGCTCTTGCAATAGCTACCCTCTGTTTCTGTCCTCCGGAAAGTTCACTTGGAAGGTGATTGGCCCATTGTGCCAATCCTACTTTCTCCAGGTATTCCATCGCTTTCTGGTTTCGCTCTTTTCTCGGTACATTCTGATAGTACAGAGGAAGGGCTACATTTTCCAAAGCCGTTTTATAATTGATAAGGTTAAAAGACTGAAAAATAAATCCTAAAAACCTACTTCTGTATTCCGCAGCTTTTACTTCAGATAAATGTTCGATAGGAACTCCATCCAATTCATAGGTTCCTGAATCTTTTTCATCCAGAATACCAATAATATTAAGAAGTGTAGATTTTCCGGAACCGGAACTCCCCATAATAGAAACAAACTCTCCTTCAGAAATATTCAGATTAATTCCTTTAAGGACATGAAGTTTGCTTTTCCCTGTATCGTATGACTTATTTAAATCCTGAATTACTAACATTAAGTGATGTATGTTTTATACCCAATAAGTAGATGATATTTTCAAATTGTTACAAGAATAAAAATTTATTCAAATATTTTTTTGTTTAACACCACAGCCCTTTATTAATAACACTTTACGATATTTTGTTTAACCGTAACTTAGTATTTCCATCTATTTATCCCCAGGATTGCTGTCCAGCCTATTATTCGAGCCCCTTTCATGTAAATGTGGAAAACTTTTCAGGCTAAAAGTCAGCCTATTAGTATTTAGCTCTTTCAAAATCAGTTCTTTTTTTCGAACTTTGCTATTAGTTCTTTACAAGAAATATGAATTTGGAGAAGTGAATAACTTTAATTCACAACTTACAGATAAACAAAAAGTTAAGTATTTCCGGAACGTTATCCACAAGGATCTAAATTATTTAATTATAAAGATATTTAATATGGGAATTTTTGATAAAAGAGTAAGCTATAAGCCATTTGAATACCCGGAGGTTCTTCAGTTTGTAGAAGCCATCAACAAATCGTTCTGGGTGCATTCGGAAGTGGACTTTACTGCAGATGTTCAGGATTTTCATTCGCAGTTGGAACCACATGAAAAGCATGCTGTGAAAAATGCGCTGTTAGCCATTGCACAGATCGAGGTGTCTGTAAAGACATTCTGGGGGAATTTATACAACCACCTACCAAAGCCGGAATTCAATGGATTAGGATCTACTTTTGCAGAGTGCGAGTTTCGCCATTCTGAAGCATATTCCCGTTTATTAGAGGTACTAGGATATAACGACGAGTTTCTTAACGTAATCGAAATTCCTGCTGTAAAAGGAAGAATCGAGTTCTTAGGAAATGCGTTAAAGCATGCTAATTCTGCGACTCCGAAAGAGTATGTTTCTGCTTTATTGTTATTCAGTATTTTAGTGGAAAATGTGTCTCTTTTCTCGCAGTTTGCGATTATCCTTTCTTTCACAAGATTCAAAGGATTCATGAAAAATGTTTCCAATATCATCGCATGGACTTCAGTAGATGAGCAAATTCACGCGAATGCAGGAATCTACCTGATCAACAAAATCCGTGAGGAACAACCTGACTTATTAACAGACAGCGATATTGAAGATATCTACACCTTAGTAGACGAGTCTATCGCAAGAGAAGGGGATATCCTTAGCTGGATCTTTGAATTGGGAGAAATCGACAACGTTTCTAAAGAAGATCTTCTTAACTTCATGAAATACCGTGTAGATGACAGCTTGAAGAAAATCAATATGAAAACAAGATACAACATCACCCCTGAACAATACAGACCAATGGTATGGTTCGAGGAAGAAGTTTTTGCCAATTCATTAGATGATTTCTTTGCAAAAAGACCTGTAGACTATACGAAGCACGATAAGAGTATTACTGCAAACGATTTGTTTTAATACGGAGGGCGCGAGCGAAGCGAGCGTCAAAGCAGTCAGTATTAGGATTACCCTTTTCTGACAATATAGTGGAATTGCTGTTCATGAATAAAGCACAAATACAAAAGAAATGATCAATGTAATTGTAACCTATACGGTAAACCCCGAATTTGTTCCAAACAATAAAACCAATATCCAAAAGTTTCTGGAAGATTTCAAAAATTTAAATCCTTCCACCTTTGAATATAAAGTTTATGTAAAGGAAGATGGTGTTACTTTTGTACATTATTCAAACTACATCAATGAAGAAGTTCAGCATGAAGTTTTGAATGTTCCGTCTTTTAAAGAATTTCAGAGATTAAGAGATGAAAGCGGACTGAACGGTTCCCACAAAGTAGAACTTTTACAATCAATAATATAAAAAAAACAAAATTCCGGAGTGATTCTCTCATTCCGGAATTCGAAAATATAACATCTATGGAAGAGCAAAATTCAAATATATGGTGGCTCAATGAAGAGTCTGAGCAGATGCTGAACAGAGGATATCTGTTGAAAGGTGAAACGGTAGACGGAGCTATCGACAGAATTACCACTGCCGCTGCAAAAAGGTTATACAAACCTGAACTTCAACCTGCATTCAAAGAAATGATCACAAAAGGATGGATCAGTTTCTCTTCTCCTGTATGGGCGAATATGGGAACAGAAAGAGGTCTTCCTATCTCATGTTTCAACGCTCACATTCCGGACAGCATTGAAGGTATTACTCACAAAATGGGTGAAGTAATCATGCAGACTAAAATCGGAGGAGGTACTTCAGGGTATTTCGGAGAATTGAGAAACAGAGGAACCGCTGTAACGGATAACGGAAAATCTTCAGGAGCAGTTTCATTCATGAAGCTTTTCGATACGGCAATGGATGTTGTTTCTCAAGGAGGCGTAAGAAGAGGTGCTTTTGCTGCTTACTTAGATATTGACCACGGAGATATTGAAGAATTTTTATCCATTAAAGATATCGGTAGCCCGATTCAGAACCTGTTTACCGGAGTATGTGTACCCGATTACTGGATGCAGGATATGATTGACGGTGATATGGAGAAACGTAAAGTTTGGGCAAGAGTATTGGAAAGCCGTCAGCAAAAAGGTCTTCCTTATATTTTCTTCACAGACAACGTAAACAGAAATAAACCTCAGGTGTATAAAGATTTGGGAATGACGGTGAACGCAAGTAACCTTTGTTCTGAGATCATGCTTCCATCCACAATGGAAGAATCTTTCATCTGCTGTCTATCTTCCATGAACCTTGAATTGTACGATGAGTGGAAAGATACAGATGCTGTAAAATTAGCAGTATACTTCCTGGATGCTGTATTATCTGAGTTTATTGACAAAACTGAAGGTAATTATTATCTGCAGGGAGCAAGAAACTTCGCCATGCGTCACAGAGCTCTTGGATTAGGAGTTTTAGGATACCATTCTTATTTACAGAAAAATATGATTCCGTTTGAAAGCTTCGAAGCAACTCAGTTCAATGCAAGAGCATTCAGACATATTAAAGAACAGGCTGAGCAAGCTTCAAGAGAACTTGCCAACATCTATGGAGAACCGGACGTATTGAAAGGATATGGATTAAGAAATACCACCACAATGGCTATCGCTCCTACCACTTCAAGTTCTGCAATCCTGGGACAAACTTCCCCTGGAATTGAGCCTTTCTCTTCAAACTATTATAAAGCAGGTCTTGCTAAAGGAAACTTTATGCGTAAGAACAAATACCTGGCAAAACTTTTGAAAGAAAAAGGACTGGATAATGAAGAAACGTGGAGAACCATCATGTTGAACCACGGATCGGTACAACACCTGAATGAGCTTACTCCTGAAGAAAAAGCAGTATTCAAAACATTCAAAGAAATTTCTCCGATGGAGATTATTTCTCAGGCAGCACAGAGACAGCAATACATTGACCAGGCACAATCACTGAATCTTCAGATTCCTTCTACAATGCCTGTAAAAGATGTAAACTATCTTTATATTGAAGCTTGGAAAAAAGGAGTAAAAACGCTTTACTACCAAAGAAGTTCATCCGTTTCAAAAGAAATGATGGTTAACTTCGTTTCATGTTCAAGCTGTGAGGCATAGGACCAAGTAATAAACACGCTATATTTACAAAAGCATACCGAGAGGTGTGCTTTTGTCGTTTTTCAAAGAAATGCTCTGAAATTTTTGGTTTATATTTGTGTTTATTGTTTAATACCAAAACTACAGATATGAAATTCGGACAAGTAGAAGACCCTTCAAAAATAGATTTCACATTACCTAAAGACCATCCCAGAACTAAAGAAATACTGGCACTCAATAAAAAAAGTCTGGAAAACATTTCTATCGGATGTGCAAAATGGAACAAAACAGACCTTAAAGGGTTTTATCCTAAAGGAACTAAAGACGAACTGACCTATTATGCCACTCAGTTTAATTCTATCGAACTGAATGCTACGTTCTACGGAATGCCAACCCCTGACCAGGTAACAACATGGAAAGAAAAAACTCCGCCAGACTTTAAATTTTTCCCAAAGATCACCAATACGGTTTCCCATTTCAGAAGACTGATTGATGTAACAGATCCGGTGACACAATTCGCATCTTCGGTTATTAATTTTGATGAAAAACTGGGAATGGCTTTCCTGCAGCTTCATGATAATTTTAAACCTAAGGATTATGACAGACTGGAAAAATTTGTAAAGGAATGGCCTAAAGAAGTTCCTTTAGCAATCGAACTCCGAAATACGGAATGGTTTACTGATGAGGAAATCCTGAATACAACCTGTGAGCTCTTTGAAGCCCATAACATCACCAATATCATTGTAGATACTGCCGGAAGAAGAGATATGCTTCATATGCGTCTTACAACCCCCAACGCATTTATCCGCTATGTAGGAGCCAATGCAGAAAGCGACTACGAAAGACTGGATGACTGGTTGAAACATCTCACCAAATGGAAGAAAGAAGGACTTCAGAATCTTTACTTTTTCGTACATCAGAATATTGAAAAAGCCTCTCCATTATTATCTGCTTATTTCATCAAAAAAGTGAATGAAGAATGGAAAACTGATATTCATATTCCACAAATGGCGACAGAGAGTACAGGAACGCTTTTTTAAATTTAAATAGAATAAATTCGGTATAGGTAAAACTTCCTTTTCATCATGAAAAAATTCGTATCTTAGAGTATAATGTTTTCCAACAATCATTATACTTTAAAAAACATAAATCATGGAAAAGGAAATTTGTACAATCAGTATTACCAATAACTGGCTTGGTGATGAATATATCTTTTATGAAAATCATACCATAAAAAGAGTGTATGATAATCACAGTTTGAATTCCAATAAGAGCAAATGGCTCGAACCCAAAGAAATCAGTAAACAGAATAAGGATAAGCTGATCAAAGCCTGTCCTGAAGAATTTAAAGAACGGATTATGCAGATTCTGGATTATCCTTAACAAAAAAGGTAATGAGTATTTGAAACTCATTACCTTTTTTATTTATTTTTTCTAAGGAGCAATACCAGATTGAGAAATAGAAGCAGAAAGTCCAGTGTAATCCAGATTCCTAATTTTGTATTCTCATAATTATAGGCATCTACCTGCTTTTTGGCAGCTTCAGAAAGTTTCATACTTTGATTAATATAATTCTGTACTTCTACAATCTGATCGATATTCTTATTGGGTACAGAATGCTGAGAAAAGTACACCAGGTTTTTCTTTCCAAGATAGCCTACAATCCAGTATTCATCAGACTTATCCATTTTCAGGTATTCTATCCTGTAATATTCCGGACGTATTTTCCCTATATGCTTAGGCTCAAGGTTTGTATTTTGCTCTGTTTTGTTTACTTTGATTAGGTAAAAATCCAATGCCTGCGGAAGTTTATTAACCACCTGCAGCCCCACAGAATTATCCACAAATGCCACAGCACTTTTCTTGATAAACCAATACGTAAAAACAGAAATTGAAAAAACTACTGTTACGATACGAAACAGC
This region of Chryseobacterium culicis genomic DNA includes:
- a CDS encoding ABC transporter permease; translated protein: MFDLDRWQEIFSSIRSNVLRTVLSGFTVALGLFIFIVLFGIGKGLQNAFSEGFAGDAKNLIIFSTGKTSLAYKGLQSDRSITMNNSDYDFLINADKEKAGPSSPRYTASLMVKYGKESGLYQINGAEPGEQVIENRKMIDGRYLTAMDLERKLNVAVIGRMVQRDLIKNGSPIGKELDINGTMYKVIGVFSDDGGDRDERHITVPITTLQQMKKGSDTVNIAYITYNDKLTPEQAIKYGDELKDKLKARKSVSPDDEKGIRVWNNAQNMNDTFMFMAVLTAIVGFIGLGTLLAGIIGISNIMVYIVKERTKEIGVRKAIGAKPSGIVGLIVQESVVITVVSGLIGVGVGVLTLSLIGDSLEEFFIKSPSVGWGAIIMAFIALIFSGLIAGFVPAYRASRIKPIEALRTE
- a CDS encoding ABC transporter ATP-binding protein, which codes for MLVIQDLNKSYDTGKSKLHVLKGINLNISEGEFVSIMGSSGSGKSTLLNIIGILDEKDSGTYELDGVPIEHLSEVKAAEYRSRFLGFIFQSFNLINYKTALENVALPLYYQNVPRKERNQKAMEYLEKVGLAQWANHLPSELSGGQKQRVAIARALITDPKVVLADEPTGALDSKTTHDIMKLLQDINNEGKTIIVVTHEPDVAAQTKRNVVLKDGIIESDEFIKQIVL
- a CDS encoding ribonucleotide-diphosphate reductase subunit beta — translated: MGIFDKRVSYKPFEYPEVLQFVEAINKSFWVHSEVDFTADVQDFHSQLEPHEKHAVKNALLAIAQIEVSVKTFWGNLYNHLPKPEFNGLGSTFAECEFRHSEAYSRLLEVLGYNDEFLNVIEIPAVKGRIEFLGNALKHANSATPKEYVSALLLFSILVENVSLFSQFAIILSFTRFKGFMKNVSNIIAWTSVDEQIHANAGIYLINKIREEQPDLLTDSDIEDIYTLVDESIAREGDILSWIFELGEIDNVSKEDLLNFMKYRVDDSLKKINMKTRYNITPEQYRPMVWFEEEVFANSLDDFFAKRPVDYTKHDKSITANDLF
- a CDS encoding four helix bundle protein; protein product: MFLNLNHYKLDVYQSARELRIECYKILSKIPDNEKFNIIDQIRRASTSVVLNITEGCSRKSELERKRYFEIARGSVIELDSCFDIVIDCNYIERQGLTKIENLIKTTFILLSKMLKRD
- a CDS encoding DUF72 domain-containing protein: MKFGQVEDPSKIDFTLPKDHPRTKEILALNKKSLENISIGCAKWNKTDLKGFYPKGTKDELTYYATQFNSIELNATFYGMPTPDQVTTWKEKTPPDFKFFPKITNTVSHFRRLIDVTDPVTQFASSVINFDEKLGMAFLQLHDNFKPKDYDRLEKFVKEWPKEVPLAIELRNTEWFTDEEILNTTCELFEAHNITNIIVDTAGRRDMLHMRLTTPNAFIRYVGANAESDYERLDDWLKHLTKWKKEGLQNLYFFVHQNIEKASPLLSAYFIKKVNEEWKTDIHIPQMATESTGTLF
- a CDS encoding ribonucleoside-diphosphate reductase subunit alpha; this translates as MEEQNSNIWWLNEESEQMLNRGYLLKGETVDGAIDRITTAAAKRLYKPELQPAFKEMITKGWISFSSPVWANMGTERGLPISCFNAHIPDSIEGITHKMGEVIMQTKIGGGTSGYFGELRNRGTAVTDNGKSSGAVSFMKLFDTAMDVVSQGGVRRGAFAAYLDIDHGDIEEFLSIKDIGSPIQNLFTGVCVPDYWMQDMIDGDMEKRKVWARVLESRQQKGLPYIFFTDNVNRNKPQVYKDLGMTVNASNLCSEIMLPSTMEESFICCLSSMNLELYDEWKDTDAVKLAVYFLDAVLSEFIDKTEGNYYLQGARNFAMRHRALGLGVLGYHSYLQKNMIPFESFEATQFNARAFRHIKEQAEQASRELANIYGEPDVLKGYGLRNTTTMAIAPTTSSSAILGQTSPGIEPFSSNYYKAGLAKGNFMRKNKYLAKLLKEKGLDNEETWRTIMLNHGSVQHLNELTPEEKAVFKTFKEISPMEIISQAAQRQQYIDQAQSLNLQIPSTMPVKDVNYLYIEAWKKGVKTLYYQRSSSVSKEMMVNFVSCSSCEA